In Desulfofundulus kuznetsovii DSM 6115, the following are encoded in one genomic region:
- a CDS encoding sulfite exporter TauE/SafE family protein, giving the protein MGMFRRIAGGGLAAGEFLTALSRKQAQWELEMSRVILGRRWKLLLVALFPVLLGLGMEMAVAAGLPEHIGGHKAYMPSFATTEMFIGSIFVGVMAGLITGVIGAGGGYVLTPALMSIGVKGIMAVGTDQFHLFAKAIMGTVIHRKMGNVNFWIAAWFVLGSVTGASVGGVLNRAIYQKSPALSDAFISAVYVFMLGILGFYALADWLRMRKGITGGTRSSGADATTSFARWLQSLPLKPRVKFDEHIVPGGRSIAVYPIIICGFIVGFVAAIMGVGGGFLTFPMMVYGLGVSTFTTVGTDILQIIFTTGYSSITQYAIYGYVFYTVAMGMLLGSLVGVQMGALVTRMVKGVTIRAFYALTILAGFVNRICALPGKLNEVGWISMNKATAALINSVGTVIFFALVGIFSVWILAVFFKGAGKIREAERQALTAGSAGVGH; this is encoded by the coding sequence ATGGGAATGTTTAGGAGGATTGCCGGGGGCGGTTTGGCTGCCGGTGAATTCCTGACCGCCCTGTCCCGGAAACAGGCCCAGTGGGAACTGGAAATGAGCCGGGTAATTTTGGGCCGGCGCTGGAAGCTCCTGCTGGTAGCTTTGTTCCCCGTCCTTTTGGGCCTGGGGATGGAGATGGCTGTGGCAGCCGGCCTGCCCGAGCACATCGGCGGTCATAAAGCCTACATGCCCAGCTTTGCCACCACCGAGATGTTTATTGGCTCGATCTTTGTAGGCGTCATGGCCGGCTTGATTACCGGCGTAATTGGTGCGGGTGGCGGCTATGTCCTGACTCCGGCGCTGATGAGCATCGGGGTGAAAGGGATCATGGCTGTGGGTACCGACCAGTTCCACCTCTTTGCCAAGGCAATCATGGGTACGGTCATCCACCGCAAGATGGGTAACGTGAACTTCTGGATTGCCGCGTGGTTCGTCCTGGGTTCCGTGACCGGGGCCTCCGTGGGCGGTGTACTCAACAGGGCCATCTACCAGAAAAGCCCCGCCTTGAGCGATGCCTTCATCAGTGCGGTATACGTGTTCATGCTGGGCATTCTGGGGTTCTACGCCCTGGCCGACTGGCTCAGAATGCGTAAGGGCATCACCGGCGGTACCAGGTCTTCCGGTGCCGACGCCACCACCAGTTTTGCCCGGTGGCTGCAATCCCTTCCCTTGAAGCCGCGGGTAAAGTTCGACGAGCACATTGTCCCCGGCGGCCGGAGCATCGCCGTATACCCGATTATCATCTGTGGCTTCATCGTTGGTTTTGTCGCAGCGATCATGGGCGTGGGCGGCGGCTTCCTGACCTTCCCCATGATGGTTTACGGCCTGGGCGTATCTACCTTCACCACCGTGGGTACCGACATCCTGCAGATCATCTTTACCACCGGCTACTCCTCCATCACCCAGTATGCCATTTACGGCTACGTCTTCTACACCGTAGCCATGGGCATGCTCCTGGGATCCCTGGTGGGTGTGCAGATGGGTGCCCTGGTGACCAGGATGGTGAAAGGGGTCACCATAAGAGCCTTCTACGCCCTGACCATCCTGGCCGGTTTTGTGAACCGCATCTGCGCCCTGCCGGGCAAGCTTAACGAGGTTGGCTGGATCAGCATGAACAAGGCCACCGCTGCTCTGATCAACAGTGTGGGTACGGTGATCTTCTTTGCCCTGGTAGGCATCTTCTCGGTGTGGATCCTGGCCGTGTTCTTCAAGGGCGCCGGCAAGATCCGGGAAGCCGAGCGGCAAGCTCTCACGGCCGGCAGCGCGGGCGTAGGGCACTGA